The Anoplopoma fimbria isolate UVic2021 breed Golden Eagle Sablefish chromosome 1, Afim_UVic_2022, whole genome shotgun sequence region CGTGTTAACTTCTTACTTGGCTGTTTATTTAAGCTGTTACTCTGCCTGACTGTCCGTCTTCCTTCGACTCACTGCAAACTACAGTTCCGCCCTGCCTTGTTGTAGTTGCAGTAAACTCTCTCTGACCCAAAAACTTCCAGAGGCggagacatcatttaaaaaacaatataaatattgtaataaattGGAGAACATACTCTTGcaaaactttttatttcaatgtgaCATAGCATTTCAtcatattggttttttttttattattacttaaatGACCACACCATGGAATgggtcatttaaaaatgaattatcttgtcataaaaaaaatgctgctttctGAAAAAGATAATTGATTTTGATTATAAGAGTTAACTGCTttattacatgtaaaaaaaaaaaaaaaaaaaaaatgtattgagtcTGTTGAAGGTGACTAAAGTTCATGGCAAGTGCTAAATACTTTTTATCTTCTGGCTTCAAGAAATATGGACATGGTCAGTAGGCTGGTATTACATGGTTTGCCAATTACATTCTTGGCTTTATTATTTCCTATGTAAAAGTGGACATTTGAGGCTTGATGGTGGCGCAAGAGAAAGAGTCAACATAATATATGATCATAATAATCAATTTGTTCCTAGACATATTGTTCAAGAGGTtccagaaggaaaaaaaaaagtccagggCACTACAAAAATCTTTAGGTAGGTACATCGTACTTACATCATACTTAGGAATCCTTGGTCAGCAGACGGAGAGTATGCAATTTTTTGTCTTCGGGCAGTGCATGATAGTCAGctattgttcattttttctctgtatttggTTGGTCTCCGCATGATGTAACAGTGTACAGTAGAAACCCCTGTAGCTTCTCCTTCAAGTTCAacccccctcccttctctctctctctctctctctctctaaccatCACTATCTGCATGGTAACTCAGTCTGTACAATAACCTGCCGGTTTGAAAGCCAACAAATGGCAAAGTTCTACTCAAGTTGGCTTTTGGATCTGCTTCAACGCGAGTGGAGGATGCTCAATTACTCTGACATGCTTCCTCTTCAAGAGGTTGCCAAAAGATAAACAACAATGATCATCATGTTGTTGATCGTGACCGTTGAAATAAGTGgatgtaaaatatttcaaaggaCACATTATTCATCTAGAACACTGTGTCATTACACTTGCGGTATATATACCAACAATGTAATTACATACAGAAATTGTGATGGTTTTTGTTTCGTtctctaatttttttttttgtgctaaacAAAGGGCATGACACACAGAACATGCTACTTACTTTAAGAAGTAAGCCAATGATCTGTAATTCATTACACTGTATTTCTAAGTGGGAACAGTAATTCTGTCAACATATATTGATCAGAAACCCAGTCATTTTAGATAACTGCCATTAATAGTAACTGTATGATGTGCTAATAAATTAAttagacttgtttttttcacttaacTGCTGAAAgtaatgatggtggtttgttaGGCAGGTGGTACTTGACAGATATAGCAGGCTTCCTTACAACAAAAAGGGGTTAAAAAGTGCATGAAAGCAACCAAGGAGACAGTAATTTAAGATTGACAGGTACCTCTGAATGAAAAGGCGAGAGAGCTGCAAGCCCAATTTTGACTGAGGTAATAGTATCAGAGtctctttattgttttctattGCCTCCATCTCTACATGTCATTCTTTTTTGTCCTCACTCCTCTACTTCCAGGTCAAAAATTGTTTAAATAGAGCCTGGAGAGATGTTAAATCACTATAGAGTGACAAGAAAAAGGATTGGATATCTGAGGATGatgacagagagggggggatgCATCTTTGCAGTGGTAGTAAAGTATTTTTgatcatgtttatttacatttgtatagatcattttgattagattttttttttttaaacgtttttcTTCTCAACAGTAACTTTTCTGTGAATGTAAGCTTTAGTAGACTAATACTTTGTAggattttgtaatttaatttatcttatatttagaATAGGTTACGTTTCGTTTTACTTTGTTTAGATGTAATACAGTAATCTAATTGTTGTATTAATTCATGCAAATTTATGTAGGAAATGAATCCTACAAACCACATGATCtacgcttttattttgaaaagaaaacctCTCCGGATGTTCTGAGGACACGCCTCTGTCGTGACGCCAGTGCGTGTGCGGAAGTAAATTGCCTGCCTTTCCCACATGGTGAAAATGGCTGCgaatgaggaaaaacaacaggGCCACAGACCCggcatacacaaacagaaaaataaaggcCACAAACATGGCAAGCACCGGACGAAAGGTGAagttgagagagaaaacaaaggtaAGCCATATTTAGTTATATACTGTAACTGCTACGGGTACCCTGTGGCTGTGGCCACGGCACTGCCAACACACGTGTTTTCCAGAGGATTTTGGATGGTATCAGTTCAGTAGAAAATGTGTACATGTAACTCAACTCTATACTTGTATTTGTAAGAAATTGAGTATAAACGCCCGACCGCATGATACTGGTAGTAACGAGCAGCCGGTGTTTGCCTCATGACCTTTTTATAAGCACAGGGGACCAATCAGGGCCCCCAGATATATCAGGACAGCAGTTGTCATACTCTGTCAATCGGCGAGTTTTCCATACCTCACAACTttacatgcatatatattttatttgtatataattatccatcaaaaatattttgattattagtatttgattaaaaaacaacaacaacattaaatcaaTACTTTTCTGACATAATAAGCAAGCCTCACAAAGTCAATACAGTCTTTTTTCAGAGCTTTTGTATTGGATTGCACAGAATCAAAcgtgtttttgttgttcatgTTGTCCATCTAGATGCAAAGATATTGCGGacatcaatcatggcttcaatAGTCGACAGACAGCCATGTGAATAGCTTCTTCACACAGTATTCTGATATCTACTGCAGATTTATTGgccttttttaaagttacagttcaaatttttaattataaaactATGAAACTCTGACTGCTCAACATAGTGAATTTGCAGTGATTGACGCAAACAGAATGTATGCAAACCAACACATGTGTTCACTTGCATGCATAAACGTGTTGCAGCAGGGTGGTGCTTGATGCACAACGAGAGGAGATGGATGGCAATATATAGTGTacgaaaaaatattttcaaagcggcaaggttttggtttgtttgtagtgtgatcatttgaaaaaataaattgcacttTGTTTTTCATAGAGTGCAAATACTATGACGTTTGCTCAATATCCAAATCAGCTTTTGAAAAGTGTGCAACGCATGTGTACTAACGACTTGACTTTGAATCTTCCACAACATCATGATAATTCCTTGTGTTGACCTGTCTCTCAGGGAGAGTGTCAGTGACGGCACTTACCAAGAAGCAGAGGAAGGAGCAAAAGAGGATGGACAGAAGGCACAAAGCCAACCAGCTACGCAGGAATAAGAAAGACTTGGtaattcttttttcttcacataaAGAACAGTCTTTGAATTCCTGATTGGTGCTGCAGAGTTTTCATGTCTGTTGTCTTTTTAGGTCCTGACAGAGAAGCGACGTCTAGGCACCAGAGACGGTCCTCCGCATTTGGTCGCTGTGCTGTCACTCCATGCCGGAGTTGATGCTGGTGCTATTACCAAACTGCTACGTGCGGAGGGTGCTGGGGGGGTCGTACATCAGGAGCGGTGCGTCAGTGGTGTCAGTGATAGTTTTGGGCTGCTGCTGCCTCGTTTTAAGCAAAGGTTCACCTTTCTAAGCCACAGCACGGGTAAGAATTGAAGGATGCAGAACAGTTGCTTCTTATAtgaaaatcattgtttttaaaacaaaacaacatagaCGTAAAACCAAATTTAGAACAAGTATTTATAGACGGTTCCATGTTATTGGCCTTTGCTGTACtattgtgtcttttgtttttggcaTTATGTTGTCCCATTCTTAAACTTCTCTAATGGTTTCTTTGGACAGCTGACATACACTCCCTGCTGGATGTGGCAAAGATTGCAGATAGCCTTGTATTTGTGCTGGACTCTGCGGAAGGTTGGGACAGCTATGGAGACTACTGTCTCTCCTGCCTCTTTGCCCAGGGCCTCCCCAGCCATGGTGGGTATACACCTTAACACATTACTGGAGCTTTTTGTCTCCTTCATTCACATTGGGATAGATTGTTGTTTGCACTAGATTTATGCATAATTTCAGAATGTTGTGGTGTacattttctaaacattttCCTCCCCTGTTCTTATTTCCCCCCTTGTAGCActggtgtgtcagggtgtgtCTGATCTTCCTGTGAAAAAGAGGGTCGAGTCCAGGAGAACTCTGGCAAAGATCACAGAGATCCGTTTCCCCGACGCCCGTCTCTTCCCTCTGGATTCGGACCAGGATGCCACATTGCTTCTCAGACACCTGGGCactcagagacagagaaagcTCGGTTTCCGCTCCAGACGTTCCCATCTTTTGGCTCAGCATGTCACTTTTGCGCCCAACAGCCCTGCTGAGGGGACGGGTGGTGGACCCACCGGCCTGGGCACCCTCTGCGTCTCTGGGTACGTCCGGGGCCGTCCTCTACAAGTTGACAGGCTGGTGCACATCAGCGGACATGGAGACTTTCAGCTCAGTCAGATTGATGCTCCATCAGACCCTCTCCCCCTCAACGTAACAACAGCCAGACCAACAAAGCCTGGAAAGGGAGGAGATGTTGACATGCTGGTAGGTGCAGAGACTTGAGACAGCCCAGGGAATATCAAGTCAGCAAACTATTTTTGTCAAGGTCGTGTTTCTGTTGTATAAtagtaaagtgcacacacacttactatGCAGCGCTTAGGTAATttggctaaaataaaataaaaagtcatgataCTGATTACTTGGATATTCCAGTATCGGATTTCCAAGTTGTTTAATGAATGAGAATAGTGGCAGACTGGAACAATCCAAGAATGCAAACATGCTCTGCTGTTCTTAAAAATTATAACATATGTAAATGTCACACAATATGAGTGATGGAACATGCAAAAACACTGGTATGGTCCTGGAATGGATGAGTTGACTTTTAACAGTTTGCTTGGATTGTTTGTGCGTTTAGTTTAATCTTAACTTTTCCGTTTACCTCGgtcatctgtttttttcccacaggATGGAGGTAACGATGAGGCTCCAGTGAGGGTGCTCATGAAAGCAGACCCATCCTGCAGGGAGACTCTGCATGCAGAAGCCGAGGTGGACCCCATGGAAGGAGAGCAGACATGGCCAACAGAAACGGAGCTTTTGGAAGCTGAAGGTGCAGAAACGGAGCGCACACATGATAGAATTTTGAGATGATACAACTGGTAAAATGAGGACTAGATATTGTTCAGTGTATGGAGTTGAGGCCTCATTCGCTGGAGTTGGAGCAATCCTGTTGCGCTGGGATCTAAATCAAGTTATAACTGGGAGAGGTGTCACACTGGCAGCCTTCAAGCGGCCAAAAGATTATTTCTGGCAACCAGAAATGACTTGTCTACTAAAATGCGTTTCTTGATAAAGATGTTGTTAGTTTTCATATACAATCAAACCTGCCACAATAAGACGGatctcttcatgttttttttttttatgtatcccTCTGCTGTTTAGAGGCCAGGAAGCACAAACGTGTGATGAAGGTCCCTAAAGGAACATCAGACTACCAGGCCTCGTGGATTGTtgatgaagacgaggaggagaatGGAGAGATAGACGAAGAAAGCAgtgaagaggatgatgatgacgacgacaTGTTGGATGAGGCCatggatggagaggatgaggacCATATCTCTCAGGTACTGATTTACTCATTTGAAGAATTTTTGCGCATTTTAAGCTTTTATCACACACAGTGGAGAGTAGACTGGCATCCAAGGAGAGAAATGCAACAACGGTCTCCATACGACTTGTATTGGGGATGTGAGGTTTCCGGTCAGTAACTTAACCTCTAAGCCATGGATCCCTACAGTAACACccatatacaaaaaaacctTATGCTCCATTATcggtcatttttttttgtccataaatgtaaagataaaaaCTAGAATTACCACCTTGCAGGTGTTGCCATCCTCTGCCAATCAGTCATGTCGCAGTTTatatccatgtctgtccaaaatgtcatcactttttcatttcatccctTTAGACATCTGtgtaaaattgtcataattGGCATAAAGATTATTGAGTTATGgcccaaaacatgttttgtggggtcacagtgaccttttgGCCACCAAATTccaatcagttcatccttgagtgccaaatttgaagaaattccctccctGAGCTATCACGTTCACGAGCATGGACCTGATGCATAATAACTCCAGCCACTGCTGTCGCAGGGGCATAATAAGGGCAAATGtccacattttcaaattgtcaattttctttaaacaagtaaaacacaaaacGATAGGGATTTAGTTTATATGATACGAGTTAGAAAATTATGCTCAAACCTGGTTGAAGCTGAAGTGTACattgttgacagtttaatttgtatatttataaaaatatcacTCAACTATTAAAATAGTTGTGgattaaattgcatttttcttaattgattaatcaattaattatttcaGCACAAGAGGGCTAGTTTGTTCAGCTGCTTCTTGTTGTCATAGCAACGGTGTGTCAGCAGTCAAGCAGTGTAAATCTCctggaggatgatgaggacagtTATTTGTGAGGAGAAGCTACGATGTCTGAGTGTCAGTGGTTCGGGTGCTGCAGCGGTGCATACGTGACCCACAGTCAGTGCACCTGgcactgtttgttttctcaatgTCTGTCTCTGGCCTGCAGTGCCAGGCTGCTCACCACAACAATAGTGTTTGGAGCAGGAGTCCCGAGAGAAGcctcctgtcttcctgtcctgTGAACAGAACTTCCCGTCTGGACGAAGGGAGGGGtcaaccatttatttatt contains the following coding sequences:
- the tsr1 gene encoding pre-rRNA-processing protein TSR1 homolog, with the translated sequence MVKMAANEEKQQGHRPGIHKQKNKGHKHGKHRTKGEVERENKGRVSVTALTKKQRKEQKRMDRRHKANQLRRNKKDLVLTEKRRLGTRDGPPHLVAVLSLHAGVDAGAITKLLRAEGAGGVVHQERCVSGVSDSFGLLLPRFKQRFTFLSHSTADIHSLLDVAKIADSLVFVLDSAEGWDSYGDYCLSCLFAQGLPSHALVCQGVSDLPVKKRVESRRTLAKITEIRFPDARLFPLDSDQDATLLLRHLGTQRQRKLGFRSRRSHLLAQHVTFAPNSPAEGTGGGPTGLGTLCVSGYVRGRPLQVDRLVHISGHGDFQLSQIDAPSDPLPLNVTTARPTKPGKGGDVDMLDGGNDEAPVRVLMKADPSCRETLHAEAEVDPMEGEQTWPTETELLEAEEARKHKRVMKVPKGTSDYQASWIVDEDEEENGEIDEESSEEDDDDDDMLDEAMDGEDEDHISQEPGSGCASEEEEEEEEEEEEVCSTERTGADQRYDEHIDVAAEEEGLKRYRDARANEMFPDEVDTPLDMAARIRFQRYRGLKSFRSSPWDPMENLPLNYSRIFQFQSFDRTRRRILAEAAAEEEGAMVGWYVTLHITDVPHSVMESVQSGRPLMMASLLPHEQKMSVMHLLVRRHPSNTEPIKSKEELVFHCGFRRFRASPIFSQHTSADKHKMERFLRPDAPTVVSVYAPITFPPAGVLLFKQRDDGIQDLVATGSLLSCDPQRVMLKRIVLSGHPFKINRRSAVVRYMFFNRDDIMWFKPVELRTKWGRRGHIKEALGTHGHMKCVFDNQLPSQDSVLMNLYKRVYPRWTYDPYVPLSLPWVKREVTVDMDDLDME